A window of Pomacea canaliculata isolate SZHN2017 linkage group LG3, ASM307304v1, whole genome shotgun sequence contains these coding sequences:
- the LOC112560427 gene encoding 3-ketoacyl-CoA thiolase, mitochondrial-like, producing the protein MNIMALARGVSGVFVVAAKRTAFGTYGGKLKNISATDLGYYAAKGALESASISPEIINTVIFGNVMATSADGIYLTRHIGLRLGVPTGVPALTVNRLCGSGFQAIVNAAQEIELGISQVALAGGSENMTQAPFAVRDIRFGTRFGQDLKLEDTLWEGLTDSYVKLPMGMTAENLAEKYNISRQDCDKFALQTQTRWQQAQKASKFADEIIPIKVKGKKGPEDFSVDEHPRMATIEDLAKLPPVFKKDGTITAGNASGICDGAAALVLASEAAVKTYNLTPLARLVSYGIAGCDPKIMGIGPAPASRAALEKAGKTVQDMDVVEVNEAFAPQFLSVAKELELDLARTNVNGGAIALGHPLGASGARITTNLIYELRRQNLKYAMGSACIGGGQGITVILEKV; encoded by the exons ATGAACATCATGGCTTTGGCAAGAG GTGTGTCTGGTGTCTTTGTTGTGGCTGCAAAGCGTACTGCCTTTGGTACTTACGGAGGCAAACTCAAGAATATCAGTGCCACAGATCTTGGCTATTATGCTGCAAAGGGTGCTCTTGAGTCTGCCAGCATCAGCCCAGAGATCATCAACACTGTCATTTTTGGCAATGTCATGGCT acttCAGCAGATGGAATTTACCTGACACGCCATATTGGCTTGCGCCTGGGAGTTCCCACTGGTGTACCAGCGTTGACAGTCAACAGGCTTTGTGGGTCTGGTTTTCAGGCCATAGTGAATGCTGCCCAG gagaTTGAACTGGGTATTAGTCAGGTTGCACTTGCTGGGGGTTCAGAAAACATGACACAGGCTCCGTTTGCAGTACGTGACATTCGTTTTGGAACACGCTTTGGCCAAGATCTAAAG TTGGAAGACACATTATGGGAAGGGCTAACGGACTCTTATGTAAAGCTTCCTATGGGAATGACAGCAGAAAATCTTGCTGAAAAATACAACATTTCACGCCAAGATTGTGATAAGTTTGCTCTGCAGACACAAACCCGATGGCAACAAG CACAGAAAGCAAGCAAGTTTGCTGATGAAATAATTCCCATCaaagtgaaaggaaagaaag GCCCTGAGGATTTTTCTGTGGATGAACATCCAAGGATGGCCACCATAGAGGATTTAGCCAAATTGCCACCAGTATTCAAGAAAGATGGAACAATCACGGCCGGAAATGCTTCA GGTATTTGTGATGGAGCAGCTGCATTGGTCCTGGCTAGTGAGGCAGCAGTCAAAACCTACAATTTAACTCCTCTGGCTCGTTTGGTGTCTTATGGTATAGCAG GTTGCGATCCAAAGATCATGGGTATCGGGCCAGCGCCAGCTTCTCGTGCAGCTTTAGAGAAAGCTGGAAAAACTGTACAAGACATGGATGTTGTAGAG GTGAATGAAGCCTTTGCCCCACAGTTCCTGTCTGTTGCTAAAGAGCTGGAACTTGATTTGGCCCGTACCAATGTCAATGGAGGGGCTATTGCACTTGGCCATCCCTTGGGAGCATCTGGGGCACGCATCACAACCAATCTCATTTATGAGCTCAG AAGGCAGAACCTGAAGTATGCCATGGGCAGTGCGTGTATTGGAGGAGGGCAGGGAATCACAGTGATACTGGAGAAAGTATGA
- the LOC112560428 gene encoding transport and Golgi organization protein 2 homolog isoform X2, protein MCLLFFYVNNEAKEDEFRFILVNNRDEYWDRPTKSAEKWNRESCISGFDQQPEKEGGTWFGASFLVRDFLITPDNIDVYAKRVAEEKDCYNGFSLTLIDLGLQGSGCQVYLVTNDKLADAPVLKFQTPAHDFFAVGNSPLRYPWRKMSLGKERFMEILKTHGRDVSTKEMLVDSLFELMFDKTKNMPDPQLESQASTCGWNQTSTEAISSVFVWNPETKYGTRTTTVLLVDGKGNCDYREKTLETPVSTCHPKWSTKSFTFQLQPPNASL, encoded by the exons atgtgtttgttatttttttatgtgaataaTGAGGCAAAAGAAGACGAGTTTCGGTTTATTTTGGTGAACAATAGGGATGAATATTGGGATAGGCCAACAAAATCTGCTGAGAAATGGAACAGGGAATCCTGCATTAGTG gttTTGACCAGCAGCCTGAAAAGGAAGGCGGAACATGGTTTGGAGCAA GTTTCTTGGTTCGTGATTTCCTGATCACTCCAGACAATATTGATGTGTATGCAAAGAGagttgcagaagaaaaagattGCTACAATGGATTCAGTCTCACCCTGATAGACCTTGG tCTTCAGGGCAGTGGGTGCCAAGTGTATCTTGTGACCAATGATAAATTAGCAGATGCACCAGTATTAAAGTTTCAGACACCTGCTCATG ATTTCTTTGCAGTTGGTAACTCGCCACTCAGATACCCATGGCGCAAAATGTCTTTAGGCAAGGAGAGGTTTATGGAGATCCTAAAAACTCATGGGCGTGATGTTTCTACAAAAGAAATGCTGGTAGACAGCTTGTTTGAGCTGATGtttgacaaaacaaa GAACATGCCTGACCCACAGCTTGAGAGCCAGGCATCAACATGTGGTTGGAACCAGACATCAACAGAAGCCATTTCATCTGTGTTTGTATGGAACCCAGAAACAAAGTATGGAACAAG AACGACAACGGTGCTATTAGTTGATGGAAAGGGCAACTGTGACTACAGGGAAAAAACTTTGGAAACTCCAGTGAGCACTTGCCATCCCAAGTGGTCCACAAAATCTTTCACCTTTCAACTCCAGCCTCCAAATGCATCTCTATAA
- the LOC112560428 gene encoding transport and Golgi organization protein 2 homolog isoform X1: protein MCLLFFYVNNEAKEDEFRFILVNNRDEYWDRPTKSAEKWNRESCISGFDQQPEKEGGTWFGASKYGRVACLVNISLPQDLTKRGRGFLVRDFLITPDNIDVYAKRVAEEKDCYNGFSLTLIDLGLQGSGCQVYLVTNDKLADAPVLKFQTPAHDFFAVGNSPLRYPWRKMSLGKERFMEILKTHGRDVSTKEMLVDSLFELMFDKTKNMPDPQLESQASTCGWNQTSTEAISSVFVWNPETKYGTRTTTVLLVDGKGNCDYREKTLETPVSTCHPKWSTKSFTFQLQPPNASL, encoded by the exons atgtgtttgttatttttttatgtgaataaTGAGGCAAAAGAAGACGAGTTTCGGTTTATTTTGGTGAACAATAGGGATGAATATTGGGATAGGCCAACAAAATCTGCTGAGAAATGGAACAGGGAATCCTGCATTAGTG gttTTGACCAGCAGCCTGAAAAGGAAGGCGGAACATGGTTTGGAGCAAGTAAATATGGACGTGTGGCTTGccttgtaaatatttcattaccACAGGATCTAACCAAAAGAGGACGAG GTTTCTTGGTTCGTGATTTCCTGATCACTCCAGACAATATTGATGTGTATGCAAAGAGagttgcagaagaaaaagattGCTACAATGGATTCAGTCTCACCCTGATAGACCTTGG tCTTCAGGGCAGTGGGTGCCAAGTGTATCTTGTGACCAATGATAAATTAGCAGATGCACCAGTATTAAAGTTTCAGACACCTGCTCATG ATTTCTTTGCAGTTGGTAACTCGCCACTCAGATACCCATGGCGCAAAATGTCTTTAGGCAAGGAGAGGTTTATGGAGATCCTAAAAACTCATGGGCGTGATGTTTCTACAAAAGAAATGCTGGTAGACAGCTTGTTTGAGCTGATGtttgacaaaacaaa GAACATGCCTGACCCACAGCTTGAGAGCCAGGCATCAACATGTGGTTGGAACCAGACATCAACAGAAGCCATTTCATCTGTGTTTGTATGGAACCCAGAAACAAAGTATGGAACAAG AACGACAACGGTGCTATTAGTTGATGGAAAGGGCAACTGTGACTACAGGGAAAAAACTTTGGAAACTCCAGTGAGCACTTGCCATCCCAAGTGGTCCACAAAATCTTTCACCTTTCAACTCCAGCCTCCAAATGCATCTCTATAA